A section of the Clostridium felsineum DSM 794 genome encodes:
- a CDS encoding T7SS effector LXG polymorphic toxin encodes MRKNSQYQAMTQLSQTDAIKGNAADAMKAYINEVHMTLIQTLELLLNNYEMTLGKYVKGYLEVDSSENFKLVKVYFDAHVRNLSSHRSDFTSIGDKLKAISDEAEDIISLSGAGSKRLFNVVSEMDSMKKTVSNLDDSWNKYENGYREFDQVQDLIAQTKALLKSTLSVPRGYSYSPGSFSKLISKDFVNAFEANIKYAQNKDNQKEFKKDWDRICKDYTTDQKRMAEEKQKEANQHKGAWEVVFGVGAVVIGAAAIILTAGAATPLVAVAWTAGLSAGAYGVSNVFEGSQIMVTGADKAFNPLRDTIFQGNQGAYDTFGNVAVFVAGSVIPVGAALKAGQAVPRAIIAGVGRTTVTTAVGVGTNFVVAPIATSLAKSAGIDPVWANDIGTGTGFATSIFTAGKVYKGSGNCAKSDVEVACDANGNKYSLSGEEHFESLKDLFGSDNVEWVSKNAKGITFERLINNTVQKYRSKLLYKYNEKELGTKVNLAYDTENPSITEMASSGNHSNNPTILGDGERFDKNLFKNRFNKNYEEYYNYLLSDEYVDSLPESYYNNKGSSRTEIKSELSKLRDAIEKTKRAAKEKYGDKAINRYGNYSFQDEWNVENCAEIWSSRKAIMNGAKFDNIGLRCISTKDGSFQAPCKNCKETFGGHRIIKDKDLK; translated from the coding sequence TTGAGGAAAAATAGCCAATATCAGGCAATGACTCAATTAAGCCAAACTGATGCCATAAAAGGTAACGCAGCTGATGCAATGAAAGCATATATTAATGAAGTACATATGACTTTGATTCAAACACTTGAGCTGCTACTTAACAATTATGAAATGACACTTGGCAAGTATGTCAAAGGTTATTTAGAGGTGGATAGCAGCGAGAACTTCAAGCTAGTTAAGGTATATTTTGATGCTCATGTGCGTAATCTAAGCTCACACCGCTCTGATTTTACTTCTATTGGGGATAAATTAAAAGCTATTTCAGATGAAGCAGAGGATATTATATCACTATCAGGTGCAGGCAGCAAACGTCTCTTCAATGTTGTGAGTGAGATGGATTCCATGAAAAAAACGGTGAGTAATCTTGACGATAGCTGGAATAAATACGAAAATGGATACAGAGAGTTTGATCAAGTTCAAGATTTAATTGCACAAACAAAAGCTCTTTTAAAGAGTACACTTTCGGTTCCACGTGGCTATTCCTATAGCCCGGGAAGCTTTAGCAAGCTTATAAGTAAGGATTTTGTTAATGCTTTTGAGGCTAATATCAAGTATGCACAAAATAAGGATAATCAGAAAGAGTTTAAGAAGGATTGGGATAGAATTTGTAAGGACTACACTACTGACCAGAAACGAATGGCTGAAGAAAAACAGAAGGAAGCGAATCAGCATAAAGGTGCTTGGGAAGTTGTATTTGGAGTTGGTGCAGTGGTAATAGGAGCAGCTGCAATTATTCTAACAGCTGGTGCAGCAACTCCTCTTGTGGCGGTGGCGTGGACAGCTGGTTTGAGTGCTGGAGCCTATGGGGTATCCAATGTTTTTGAAGGAAGTCAAATCATGGTTACAGGTGCAGATAAAGCTTTCAATCCACTGCGTGATACCATTTTTCAAGGAAATCAAGGTGCTTATGATACCTTTGGAAATGTTGCTGTATTTGTAGCTGGTTCAGTAATTCCTGTTGGAGCTGCATTGAAAGCAGGACAAGCGGTACCTAGAGCAATCATCGCAGGTGTGGGGCGAACAACTGTAACAACAGCTGTTGGTGTAGGAACTAACTTTGTGGTTGCACCTATAGCAACAAGTCTTGCTAAATCTGCGGGTATTGACCCAGTGTGGGCGAATGACATTGGTACTGGGACTGGTTTTGCTACATCAATATTTACAGCTGGTAAGGTATATAAAGGCAGTGGTAATTGTGCTAAATCAGATGTTGAGGTGGCATGTGATGCTAATGGTAATAAATATTCTTTAAGTGGAGAAGAACATTTTGAAAGTCTTAAAGATTTATTTGGTTCAGATAATGTTGAATGGGTGTCAAAAAATGCTAAAGGTATTACATTTGAAAGATTGATTAATAATACTGTACAAAAATATAGATCTAAACTTTTGTATAAATATAATGAGAAAGAATTAGGAACTAAAGTTAATTTAGCGTATGATACAGAGAATCCATCGATAACTGAAATGGCTTCATCAGGTAATCATTCAAATAATCCAACTATATTAGGTGATGGAGAGAGATTTGATAAAAATCTATTTAAAAATAGATTTAATAAAAATTATGAAGAGTACTATAATTATTTATTATCAGATGAATATGTAGATAGTCTTCCAGAATCATATTATAATAATAAAGGATCATCTAGAACAGAGATAAAATCTGAATTAAGTAAATTGCGTGATGCAATAGAAAAAACAAAACGAGCAGCAAAAGAAAAGTATGGAGACAAAGCCATAAATAGATATGGAAATTATAGTTTTCAAGATGAATGGAATGTAGAAAATTGTGCAGAAATATGGAGTTCAAGAAAAGCCATAATGAATGGTGCTAAGTTTGATAATATTGGATTAAGGTGTATTAGCACAAAAGATGGAAGCTTTCAAGCACCATGTAAAAATTGTAAGGAAACTTTTGGAGGACATAGAATAATAAAAGATAAAGATCTAAAATGA
- a CDS encoding DNA/RNA non-specific endonuclease, translating to MEESGKYVNTCFSASGAAGAGAEAIYKATKNGFKEAKNALQTVKGGENGFVDGAAEDVEKVKYGNQYTRLSGKKVLKPNCEYTTKEGYKYKTNSLGDIEEVEGKLKLGDGKRSLYAQRTVGGDYRLPDDDGGHLIGSQFLGSGKIDNLVPMNSQINRSGGKWYSMETEWANALKEGKDVQVKIQNIYELNNSRPVSFKIKYTIEGEKTKIIKISNKSGG from the coding sequence GTGGAGGAAAGTGGCAAGTATGTAAACACTTGCTTCTCTGCATCTGGTGCAGCGGGAGCTGGGGCAGAAGCTATTTATAAAGCAACTAAAAATGGATTCAAAGAAGCTAAAAATGCTCTTCAAACGGTTAAGGGCGGAGAAAATGGTTTTGTTGATGGGGCGGCTGAAGATGTTGAAAAAGTAAAATATGGAAATCAATATACTAGATTAAGTGGTAAAAAAGTACTAAAACCTAATTGTGAATATACTACAAAGGAAGGATATAAATATAAAACTAATAGCTTGGGGGACATAGAAGAAGTTGAAGGAAAATTGAAGCTTGGAGATGGTAAAAGAAGTTTGTATGCTCAAAGAACTGTAGGTGGTGATTACAGACTTCCAGATGATGATGGTGGTCATTTAATTGGTTCACAATTTCTAGGTTCAGGAAAGATAGATAATTTAGTACCCATGAATTCTCAAATTAATAGATCAGGTGGAAAATGGTATAGCATGGAAACGGAGTGGGCAAATGCATTAAAAGAAGGAAAAGATGTGCAAGTAAAAATACAGAATATTTACGAGCTTAATAATTCACGTCCTGTAAGCTTTAAAATAAAGTATACTATAGAGGGAGAAAAAACTAAAATCATAAAAATTTCAAATAAGTCTGGAGGTTAA
- a CDS encoding DEAD/DEAH box helicase family protein, with translation MNTKATIKQDLPYKEKEIELLNCITGDMNHLLPQLKASIKKAKSIDIIVAFLMESGVKLLVGDLKEALEKGVPVRILTGNYLNITQPHALYRLKDELSDKVDLRFYNIRNKSFHPKAYIFEYEKDGDIFIGSSNISKSALTSGIEWNYRIKKSEHENDFKEYKQTFEDLFLNHSIIVDDNELKRYSKAWRKPKLFYHMDKSEDLQDEKVVELYSPKPAQVEALYALKKSREEGFDRGIVIAATGIGKTFLAAFDSKKFKKILFVAHRQEIIEQAQSAFKCVRPEDKVGFFTGKSKDEKCDILFATVQTLGRLEYCNEEYFKKDYFDYIVIDEFHHAVTKCYQNIINYFTPKFLLGITATPERMDNKDVFDICKHNVVYEVRLKEAINKGWLVPFRYYGIFDETDYGKIAVQKGKYIEKDLEEALMVEKRADLILKHYEKYTSKRALGFCSSRKHANYMAGYFSKKGVEAYAVLSGEKMQYSMNRVEALEKFKQGKIKVIFSVDMFNEGLDVPEIDMVMFLRPTESETVFLQQLGRGLRGHGDKKYLNVLDFIGNYKKANLVPYVLSGEDIRNYDKAKKSRLLDEEEYPDGCTVDFDFRIVDIFKKIEEKQKKLLDLVRDEFYRVKEELERVPTRYEMYKYIDNYVYNIIRNNSKVNIFNDYLSFLNNINEINDKEKELVGTNAHDFIKKLENTAMSKTYKMPLLLAFYNNGDFKLSVSEEDIYLSFKDFYSKAYNAVDLVRDKGTQGYLNWDKKEYLKIAKNPRKAFVNTASEFFMDMGESYNIKDNLKKFQQNKEFIKHFKDVIDYKTIKFYKERLEKKQKEIYEHEKA, from the coding sequence ATGAATACAAAAGCTACAATAAAACAAGATTTACCTTACAAAGAAAAAGAAATAGAACTTCTAAATTGTATAACAGGAGATATGAATCATCTACTCCCTCAGCTAAAAGCTTCCATTAAAAAAGCTAAGTCTATAGATATAATAGTAGCTTTTCTAATGGAATCTGGAGTTAAATTATTAGTAGGGGATTTAAAAGAAGCTTTAGAAAAGGGTGTTCCAGTAAGAATTTTAACAGGAAATTACCTTAATATAACGCAACCTCATGCATTATACCGTTTAAAAGATGAACTTTCAGATAAAGTGGATTTGAGATTTTATAATATACGTAATAAATCCTTTCATCCTAAAGCATACATATTTGAATATGAAAAAGATGGAGATATATTTATAGGTTCTTCTAATATATCTAAATCAGCCTTAACAAGTGGAATTGAATGGAATTATAGAATTAAAAAAAGTGAACATGAAAATGATTTTAAAGAATATAAACAAACTTTTGAAGATTTATTTTTAAATCATTCAATAATTGTTGATGACAATGAACTAAAAAGATATTCAAAAGCTTGGAGAAAGCCAAAGCTATTTTACCATATGGATAAATCAGAAGATTTACAAGATGAAAAGGTAGTTGAGTTATATTCTCCCAAACCAGCTCAAGTAGAGGCTTTGTATGCACTAAAAAAATCAAGGGAAGAAGGCTTTGATAGGGGAATTGTAATTGCTGCAACAGGGATAGGAAAAACTTTTTTAGCAGCCTTTGATTCAAAGAAGTTTAAAAAGATATTATTTGTAGCACACAGGCAAGAAATTATAGAACAAGCACAATCTGCATTTAAGTGTGTTAGACCAGAAGACAAAGTGGGATTTTTTACAGGAAAAAGTAAAGATGAAAAATGTGATATATTATTTGCTACAGTACAAACATTAGGAAGGCTTGAGTATTGTAATGAAGAATACTTTAAAAAAGATTATTTTGATTATATAGTTATAGATGAATTTCATCATGCAGTTACAAAGTGTTATCAAAATATAATAAATTATTTTACACCTAAATTTTTACTGGGAATCACAGCTACACCTGAAAGAATGGACAACAAAGATGTGTTTGATATATGTAAACATAATGTTGTTTATGAGGTAAGGCTTAAAGAAGCCATAAATAAAGGCTGGCTTGTTCCTTTTAGATACTATGGAATATTTGATGAGACGGATTATGGTAAAATAGCTGTTCAAAAGGGTAAGTACATAGAAAAAGACTTAGAAGAAGCATTAATGGTGGAAAAACGTGCAGATTTAATCTTAAAACATTATGAAAAATATACTAGTAAAAGAGCATTGGGATTTTGTTCAAGTAGAAAACACGCAAACTATATGGCAGGATATTTTTCTAAAAAGGGTGTAGAAGCCTATGCTGTATTAAGTGGTGAAAAAATGCAGTACTCAATGAATCGAGTAGAAGCTTTGGAAAAATTCAAACAAGGAAAGATAAAAGTTATTTTTTCAGTAGATATGTTTAATGAAGGTTTAGATGTACCAGAGATAGATATGGTAATGTTTTTAAGACCAACTGAATCAGAAACTGTATTTTTGCAACAGCTTGGACGAGGACTTAGAGGTCATGGTGATAAAAAATATTTAAATGTATTAGATTTTATAGGAAATTATAAAAAAGCAAACTTAGTTCCCTATGTTTTAAGTGGTGAAGATATACGTAATTATGATAAAGCTAAAAAATCAAGACTTTTAGATGAAGAAGAATATCCAGATGGATGTACTGTAGATTTTGATTTTAGAATAGTTGATATATTTAAGAAAATAGAAGAAAAGCAAAAAAAGCTTTTGGATTTAGTTAGAGATGAATTCTACAGGGTAAAAGAAGAATTAGAAAGAGTACCTACAAGATATGAAATGTATAAATATATAGATAATTATGTTTACAATATTATTAGAAATAATTCAAAAGTAAATATATTTAATGATTATTTAAGTTTTTTAAACAATATAAATGAAATTAATGATAAAGAAAAAGAATTAGTAGGCACAAATGCTCATGATTTTATAAAAAAATTAGAAAATACTGCAATGTCAAAAACCTATAAGATGCCACTGCTTTTAGCATTTTACAATAATGGTGATTTTAAATTATCTGTAAGTGAAGAAGATATATATTTGAGTTTTAAGGATTTTTATAGTAAAGCTTACAATGCTGTAGATTTAGTAAGAGACAAAGGTACTCAAGGATATTTAAATTGGGACAAGAAAGAATATTTAAAAATTGCTAAAAATCCAAGAAAGGCATTTGTAAATACAGCTTCAGAATTTTTTATGGATATGGGTGAAAGTTATAATATAAAGGATAATCTTAAAAAATTTCAACAAAATAAAGAATTTATAAAACATTTTAAAGATGTTATTGACTACAAAACTATAAAATTTTATAAAGAACGCTTAGAGAAAAAACAAAAAGAAATATATGAACATGAGAAAGCTTAG
- a CDS encoding nucleoside triphosphate pyrophosphohydrolase produces MKIYNKLVRDKIPEIIENSGKTFDIHYAKKEDLIALLEAKLLEESKEFSEDKNLEELADLMEVILGLTSTLGFSEEELIKKRNEKKAERGGFEKGIVLEKVYE; encoded by the coding sequence ATGAAAATTTATAATAAGCTTGTAAGAGATAAAATACCAGAAATCATAGAGAACTCTGGAAAAACCTTTGATATTCACTACGCAAAAAAAGAAGATTTAATAGCTTTACTTGAAGCTAAACTTTTAGAAGAGTCAAAAGAATTTTCAGAAGATAAAAATCTTGAAGAATTGGCAGATTTAATGGAGGTTATTCTGGGTTTAACCTCTACACTTGGATTTTCTGAAGAAGAACTTATAAAAAAGAGAAATGAAAAAAAGGCTGAAAGAGGCGGTTTTGAAAAAGGAATTGTGCTTGAAAAGGTTTATGAATAA
- a CDS encoding DUF2247 family protein, giving the protein MIIGVDMLDKSGVDYDWRTLYVGISINLVECNELTTYALKMMDDDKYEEDELINELAWGIEDNLKDEILTKMLLKFNFDMLISESTSWKLEIRKLRYVILNYLRSTIEDDNELLRKIEEVYADFNYPQDMEGFISYMPVKDNSYTYYHEENKKRMINNLENFLISEKQEVDAK; this is encoded by the coding sequence ATGATTATAGGTGTAGATATGCTAGATAAGAGCGGAGTAGATTATGATTGGAGAACATTATACGTTGGTATAAGCATTAATCTAGTAGAGTGCAATGAGTTAACAACTTATGCACTTAAAATGATGGATGATGATAAATATGAGGAGGATGAATTAATAAATGAATTAGCATGGGGGATTGAAGATAATTTAAAAGATGAAATACTTACAAAAATGCTTTTAAAATTTAATTTCGATATGCTGATTTCAGAAAGTACAAGTTGGAAGCTAGAGATAAGAAAATTAAGGTATGTAATATTAAATTATCTAAGAAGTACAATAGAAGATGATAATGAACTTTTAAGAAAGATTGAGGAAGTATATGCAGATTTTAATTATCCACAAGATATGGAAGGTTTTATATCATATATGCCAGTTAAGGATAATTCATATACGTATTATCATGAAGAGAATAAGAAACGAATGATAAATAATTTAGAGAACTTTTTAATATCAGAAAAGCAAGAAGTAGATGCAAAATAA
- a CDS encoding polysaccharide deacetylase family protein encodes MNLRRRKNKKNKFLKRGLILVILVIGAAALYKGYKQYNTKKVQANETVAAHKVKVKNNKKITNKEEKKKNVIENKWNNVNEEGQKYTYDAAKVKDIIDKKVSNDGKKVVFLTFDDGPSLTVTPKILDTLKQYNVKATFSLVGKEINVSEGSRNLVKRIYNEGNAIANHTYSHNMGILYPQNKTNVDGFINEVDETNNIIKGILGQGFNTRVVRMPGGYMSRTYYHDPNLPQLDAKLNERGIYNIDWNASDFDSEGKKKNAAELIEEVKKSAGSQEKVIVLMHDTYGKEEVAKALPQIIEYFKNQGYEFRTIS; translated from the coding sequence ATGAACTTAAGAAGAAGAAAAAATAAAAAGAATAAATTTTTAAAAAGAGGGCTGATTTTAGTAATTTTAGTTATAGGTGCTGCTGCACTTTATAAAGGATATAAACAATATAACACTAAAAAGGTACAAGCCAATGAAACAGTGGCCGCTCATAAGGTTAAAGTGAAAAATAATAAAAAAATAACTAATAAAGAAGAAAAGAAAAAAAATGTAATAGAAAATAAATGGAATAATGTGAATGAAGAAGGACAAAAGTATACTTATGATGCAGCAAAAGTAAAAGATATAATAGATAAAAAGGTAAGCAATGATGGAAAAAAAGTAGTGTTTCTAACTTTTGACGATGGTCCATCCTTAACAGTAACACCAAAGATATTAGATACATTAAAACAATATAATGTAAAAGCTACATTTTCTTTAGTTGGAAAAGAGATAAATGTTAGTGAAGGAAGTAGAAATTTAGTTAAAAGAATTTATAATGAAGGAAATGCAATAGCTAATCATACTTATTCTCATAATATGGGGATACTTTATCCTCAAAACAAAACAAATGTAGATGGCTTTATTAATGAAGTAGATGAAACTAATAATATTATTAAAGGCATATTAGGACAAGGCTTTAATACAAGAGTAGTAAGAATGCCTGGAGGTTATATGTCAAGAACCTATTATCATGACCCTAATTTACCACAACTTGATGCTAAGTTAAATGAAAGAGGTATTTATAACATAGATTGGAATGCTTCTGATTTTGATTCAGAAGGTAAAAAGAAAAATGCGGCGGAATTAATTGAAGAAGTCAAAAAAAGTGCTGGAAGCCAAGAGAAGGTAATAGTATTAATGCATGACACTTATGGTAAAGAAGAAGTTGCTAAGGCTCTTCCACAAATAATAGAATATTTTAAAAATCAAGGATATGAGTTTAGAACTATATCATAA
- a CDS encoding GH-E family nuclease yields the protein MEESGKYVNTCFSASGAAGAGAEAIYKATKNGFKEAKNALRTVKDGENGLKKASGVIKGETDSLYKRGGFRKGSRTKAEGEAPKNTTGKMICPTCGKEIPESITINTKRGPIKRIGYDLDHYPDTWAERVNKMKAGEVKPTRKEVLDEYNKRLRVQCHECNICHKFEGIEGNYKGVKSDD from the coding sequence GTGGAGGAAAGTGGCAAGTATGTAAACACTTGCTTCTCTGCATCTGGTGCAGCGGGAGCTGGGGCAGAAGCTATTTATAAAGCAACTAAAAATGGATTCAAAGAAGCTAAAAATGCTCTTCGAACGGTTAAAGATGGAGAAAATGGTTTAAAGAAAGCGTCAGGAGTTATTAAAGGAGAGACAGATAGTTTATATAAAAGAGGGGGCTTTAGAAAAGGTTCCCGTACTAAAGCAGAGGGGGAGGCTCCAAAAAATACCACAGGAAAAATGATTTGTCCTACGTGTGGAAAAGAAATCCCTGAAAGTATTACTATTAATACAAAAAGAGGACCTATAAAGAGAATTGGATACGACTTAGACCATTATCCGGATACTTGGGCTGAAAGAGTTAATAAGATGAAAGCTGGAGAAGTAAAGCCAACGCGAAAAGAAGTGTTAGATGAATATAATAAAAGATTAAGAGTCCAATGTCATGAATGTAATATTTGTCATAAGTTTGAGGGAATAGAAGGAAATTATAAAGGAGTAAAAAGTGATGATTAA
- a CDS encoding SUKH-3 domain-containing protein, with protein sequence MLLDETKKILEEAGWYEGRKIDISEHIKFLEDRGYEVFDALKKWLEEFGDLKIVLVDEPFDDDDDDYTTEYSTCIKDIIGGYSINMNQDEKAEEKTIPVAELANNGVLVYISESEKFYTYEGLFNSNTDNFLNSTFAHYHCERPLTWIQMGKDDHLDRYLEEANKIK encoded by the coding sequence ATGTTATTAGATGAAACAAAGAAAATATTAGAAGAAGCAGGATGGTATGAAGGAAGAAAAATAGATATATCAGAACATATAAAATTTTTAGAGGATAGGGGATATGAAGTATTTGATGCATTAAAGAAATGGCTTGAGGAATTTGGAGATTTAAAGATAGTATTAGTAGATGAGCCATTTGATGATGACGATGATGATTATACTACGGAATATTCAACTTGTATTAAGGATATTATAGGTGGTTATAGTATAAATATGAATCAGGATGAAAAGGCAGAAGAAAAAACTATACCAGTAGCAGAACTAGCTAATAATGGAGTCTTGGTGTACATTTCAGAGAGTGAAAAATTTTATACTTATGAAGGGTTATTTAATAGTAATACTGATAATTTTTTAAATAGTACATTTGCACATTATCATTGCGAAAGACCTTTAACATGGATCCAAATGGGCAAAGATGATCATTTAGATAGGTATCTTGAGGAGGCAAATAAAATAAAATAA
- a CDS encoding suppressor of fused domain protein has product MINYGELYYDHYCKFLGEPIDRELYKNNKEMPSIQVLKYDNVFEKCLVYNTLGLSKYDEIVGNNVEISMVVDGGFNSAGYILANTIYYCIGNEIELGRGVAISGIESIDKRFAQKYDKRAVYLTDPFAFPEDYSYVCTETGNKDGRILLAFFISQAEYEYFVKYGTERFEELLEEKNVDPFNVSRSSMV; this is encoded by the coding sequence ATGATTAATTATGGAGAACTTTACTATGACCACTACTGTAAATTTCTGGGAGAACCAATTGATAGAGAGTTGTATAAAAATAATAAGGAAATGCCGAGTATACAAGTTTTAAAGTATGATAATGTATTTGAAAAATGTTTAGTTTATAATACACTTGGATTAAGTAAATATGATGAAATTGTAGGAAATAATGTAGAAATTTCAATGGTGGTCGATGGAGGATTTAATAGTGCAGGGTATATTCTTGCAAATACAATATATTATTGCATAGGGAATGAAATAGAATTAGGAAGAGGAGTAGCAATAAGTGGTATTGAGAGCATTGATAAAAGATTTGCTCAAAAATATGATAAAAGAGCAGTTTACCTTACTGACCCATTTGCTTTCCCGGAAGATTATAGCTATGTTTGTACTGAAACTGGCAATAAAGATGGTAGAATATTGTTAGCATTTTTTATTTCTCAGGCAGAATATGAATATTTTGTGAAGTATGGAACAGAGAGATTTGAAGAATTGCTAGAAGAGAAGAACGTTGATCCATTTAATGTCAGTAGATCATCTATGGTCTGA
- a CDS encoding antitoxin YezG family protein, translating to METKKMGEIYGKIANMLVEMIPDKWNEIYLYGEVLEDSSEVYFYFNSLTRNNIVYGHYIPEIYSVDENIYEDLLMELTNIVEELYKEYKENNENVWTNFTFRLNNAGKFNIKFNYDNILESPFSSGERQIIWEYEVLNIQPTNERHKEIIDRYLNSKDDI from the coding sequence ATGGAAACAAAAAAAATGGGTGAAATATACGGAAAAATTGCTAATATGTTAGTTGAGATGATACCAGATAAGTGGAATGAGATTTATTTATATGGAGAAGTACTAGAAGATTCAAGTGAAGTATATTTTTATTTCAACTCATTAACAAGAAATAATATTGTATACGGACACTATATTCCAGAGATATACAGTGTTGATGAAAATATATATGAGGATTTATTAATGGAATTAACTAATATTGTTGAAGAATTATATAAAGAGTATAAAGAAAATAATGAGAATGTATGGACTAACTTTACATTCAGATTAAATAATGCTGGAAAGTTTAATATTAAATTTAATTATGATAATATATTAGAATCTCCATTTTCATCAGGAGAAAGGCAAATAATTTGGGAATATGAAGTACTAAATATTCAACCTACCAATGAAAGACATAAAGAAATAATAGATAGATACTTAAATAGTAAAGACGATATATAG
- a CDS encoding DUF4231 domain-containing protein: MYHLNWYCKKGKVGRYKYKSLNALVIILTATIPIFNLSNSIITKYIASICGVLASIITAAITFYSYKLSWLKYREAAEYIKKEIRLASMGLEKYNNMDRENLVKALVQKIEEISENENSNFRKFLGEKEYDKQK, encoded by the coding sequence ATTTATCATCTTAATTGGTATTGTAAAAAAGGAAAGGTTGGAAGATATAAATATAAAAGTTTGAATGCATTGGTTATAATTTTAACAGCTACTATACCAATATTTAATCTTTCTAATAGTATAATTACTAAATACATAGCTAGTATATGTGGTGTTTTAGCAAGTATTATTACAGCAGCTATTACATTTTATAGTTATAAACTTTCATGGTTGAAATATAGAGAGGCTGCAGAATATATAAAAAAAGAAATAAGATTGGCGTCCATGGGATTAGAAAAATACAATAATATGGATAGAGAAAATTTGGTTAAAGCGTTAGTTCAAAAAATTGAAGAAATATCTGAAAATGAAAATAGTAATTTTAGAAAGTTTTTAGGAGAAAAGGAATATGATAAACAAAAGTAA
- a CDS encoding Imm6 family immunity protein, producing the protein MCWEWLEGGNVDKYEICSLIANDNKCLADITNSTEDDKLGNKYGTIMISVSYVAWQAYNKENNYNYPQYLEIVDDEYLVELISDLIEIDKLITEENIKFILNNFKERYPDNVNDKFCRISKAKILDNIVKGMK; encoded by the coding sequence ATGTGTTGGGAATGGTTAGAAGGCGGTAATGTTGATAAATATGAAATATGTAGTTTGATTGCTAATGATAATAAATGCTTAGCTGATATAACCAATAGTACTGAGGATGATAAATTAGGGAATAAATATGGTACAATTATGATTTCAGTTTCATATGTAGCATGGCAAGCATATAATAAAGAAAATAATTACAATTATCCACAATATTTAGAGATAGTCGATGATGAGTATTTAGTTGAATTAATTAGTGATTTGATTGAAATAGATAAACTTATTACAGAAGAAAATATAAAATTTATCTTAAATAATTTTAAAGAAAGGTATCCTGATAATGTGAATGACAAGTTCTGTAGAATAAGTAAGGCTAAAATCTTAGATAATATAGTTAAGGGAATGAAATAG